One genomic window of Cydia strobilella chromosome 11, ilCydStro3.1, whole genome shotgun sequence includes the following:
- the LOC134745171 gene encoding heterochromatin protein 1-like produces MRKVSKSRADDDGISSANGSVINDDLSDTQTSDQNDKLSESDAEPRGESEEKEVGKKGKSAKSKGKKRRSEKEDNNAEEEYEVDKVVDSKKIKGKLHYLIRWKGYSADSDTWEPENTLSCAELISKYHEEKGNSTKKKESSPKKGKKRGAKKEKSSPKKAKRAKTEWDSENADENAEYEVDRILEVHHGKNGKREFLIHWKGWSNKFDSWEPENNLNCTDLINKFMEKVEAAKSTDSRSLRVAPGTTNRFTLQAPSSGRRLSKRRGQKQRVRYDDAE; encoded by the exons ATGCGTAAAGTATCCAAAAGCCGTGCGGACGACGATGGCATTTCATCTGCCAACGGGTCGGTAATAAATGATGATCTGTCTGATACACAAACCTCTGATCAAAATGATAAACTTAGCGAGTCAGACGCTGAACCCAGAGGCGAATCCGAAGAAAAAGAAGTCGGAAAAAAGGGAAAGTCTGCTAAGAGCAAAGGCAAGAAAAGAAGATCTGAAAAAGAGGACAATAACGCCGAAGAAGAATACGAG gTGGATAAAGTGGTTGACTCTAAGAAGATCAAAGGGAAATTGCATTATCTTATTCGCTGGAAGGGTTATTCTGCTGACAGTGACACTTGGGAACCTGAAAATACTCTTTCTTGCGCTGAGCTCATCAGCAAATATCATGAGGAA aaaggCAATTCAACGAAGAAAAAAGAATCGTCTCCAAAGAAAGGGAAGAAGAGAGgagctaaaaaagaaaaatcaagCCCTAAGAAGGCTAAAAGAGCCAAAACTGAGTGGGACAGTGAGAATGCTGATGAAAATGCTGAATATGAG GTTGATCGTATCTTAGAGGTTCATCATGGCAAAAATGGCAAAAGAGAGTTCCTGATCCATTGGAAAGGATGGTCTAACAAATTTGATTCTTGGGAGCCTGAAAACAATCTCAACTGCACGGACTTGATCAATAAGTTTATGGAAAAG gtGGAAGCAGCCAAATCCACAGATAGTCGCAGTTTAAGAGTGGCACCCGGCACTACAAACCGCTTTACCTTACAAGCCCCTTCTTCAGGCCGCAGACTCAGCAAGAGGCGTGGTCAGAAGCAGAG agttCGCTACGACGACGCGGAATAA